Proteins encoded in a region of the Thermodesulfatator atlanticus DSM 21156 genome:
- the atpH gene encoding ATP synthase F1 subunit delta: MLRTIVALKYARGLFAAAKDLGKTKEFGEELQRVSQFLASQPEILEALESPIYPPDLKLEIIDEIIKGLQVEEAVAKFLRLLVEKRRIHFIQDITKTYQQLLDEEMGIARAEVKVATDLDEELQKALAEALSKKIGRQVVLNVVKDPSILGGVRVQVGDLVLDGTVRAQLEKFKESIIRGEVS, translated from the coding sequence GTGCTTAGGACAATAGTAGCCTTAAAGTATGCGAGGGGTCTTTTTGCGGCGGCCAAGGATCTTGGCAAGACCAAGGAGTTTGGTGAAGAGCTTCAACGGGTCTCACAGTTTTTGGCTTCTCAGCCCGAGATTCTTGAGGCCCTTGAGAGCCCCATTTATCCACCAGATTTAAAGCTCGAAATAATAGACGAAATAATTAAGGGGCTCCAGGTAGAAGAAGCTGTGGCCAAGTTTTTGCGGCTCCTGGTTGAAAAAAGGCGTATCCATTTTATTCAGGATATAACCAAAACCTATCAGCAACTCCTTGATGAGGAGATGGGTATTGCAAGGGCCGAAGTCAAGGTGGCCACGGATTTAGATGAAGAGCTACAAAAGGCTCTTGCGGAAGCCCTTTCTAAAAAGATTGGCCGACAGGTGGTCTTGAATGTAGTTAAAGATCCGTCAATTCTTGGCGGTGTCAGAGTGCAGGTAGGTGACCTGGTGCTCGACGGAACAGTTCGGGCCCAGTTAGAGAAATTTAAAGAATCCATTATAAGGGGTGAGGTGTCCTAA
- the atpF gene encoding F0F1 ATP synthase subunit B, producing the protein MRRLLPIFFLLVWLVVPSFAVEEHATPATAGHEMAAEHAAGAQEAMGHGASHEVKPHVTKRQLQDLLWWTVNFIALVIILVKFGREPIVNIFRSRRERIEGEYSELTEKRAEAERKYKEYEAKLATLEEEAKKIMEAFIEQGEKEKERIIQEALATAERIKQQAEFYVQQELEKAREELRKEVAELSVKMAEQIIKEKITPEDHKRLVKEFIERVVH; encoded by the coding sequence ATGCGTCGTCTCTTGCCTATATTCTTTTTGTTGGTATGGTTGGTTGTCCCTTCCTTTGCTGTTGAGGAACATGCAACTCCGGCTACTGCTGGCCATGAAATGGCTGCGGAGCATGCAGCTGGTGCCCAAGAGGCCATGGGCCATGGAGCTTCGCATGAGGTTAAGCCGCACGTAACTAAGCGTCAGCTTCAGGACCTTTTATGGTGGACGGTTAACTTCATCGCCTTGGTCATCATCCTGGTCAAGTTTGGCCGGGAACCCATTGTCAATATCTTTCGTTCTCGTCGGGAACGTATTGAAGGGGAGTATAGCGAGCTTACCGAGAAAAGGGCCGAGGCAGAGCGCAAGTATAAAGAATATGAAGCCAAGCTTGCTACCTTAGAAGAAGAAGCCAAAAAGATTATGGAAGCTTTTATTGAACAGGGTGAGAAGGAAAAAGAGCGCATTATCCAAGAAGCCCTTGCTACCGCTGAACGTATCAAGCAGCAGGCTGAGTTTTATGTACAGCAGGAATTAGAGAAGGCTCGTGAGGAATTGAGGAAAGAAGTAGCTGAACTTTCAGTGAAGATGGCGGAGCAAATCATTAAAGAAAAAATTACTCCTGAAGATCACAAGCGTTTAGTTAAAGAATTCATAGAAAGGGTGGTGCACTAG
- a CDS encoding ATP synthase F0 subunit B: MLKFDITLFIQIVEALIMTAILNVIFIKPVMQIFKERKEKFDGLRSDIERFTKGAEEVLQQYQQRLQEARMEASRKREELKQAAKAEEKKILEAATKEAEELKQKTLSQLAQQLQQVRQALQSQVETFAVSIAQKLLGRSL, encoded by the coding sequence ATGCTAAAGTTCGACATCACGCTTTTCATTCAGATTGTAGAAGCACTAATCATGACCGCCATTTTGAATGTCATTTTCATAAAGCCCGTAATGCAGATTTTTAAAGAAAGGAAAGAAAAATTCGATGGGCTTCGTTCTGACATAGAGCGTTTTACCAAAGGAGCAGAAGAGGTTTTGCAGCAATATCAGCAGCGTTTGCAGGAAGCCCGCATGGAGGCTTCCCGCAAAAGAGAAGAGCTCAAGCAGGCAGCAAAGGCAGAAGAAAAGAAAATCCTTGAAGCAGCTACTAAAGAAGCCGAGGAGCTCAAACAGAAAACTTTGTCCCAGTTAGCCCAGCAACTTCAGCAAGTTCGTCAGGCTTTGCAGTCTCAGGTTGAAACTTTTGCGGTATCTATTGCACAGAAGCTTTTGGGGAGGTCTTTATAA
- a CDS encoding FtsW/RodA/SpoVE family cell cycle protein, translating into MASFMIKRFFKSYCWSLVLLTALLVGAGILNQASASSGGILFKKQLIWYAMGSFLLFGLSFVDYQKIFSVRFVFIFYLFFLLLLVFLVIKGDRWLRLPGFSIQPSEFAKLALIFVSSLILHRHEDSVLSWKTFGLLTLFALPLCVLVAATDLDQGMMLFLLYASFVVVAGIPKRILALGVAAALAIAFLAGPYVWKMLQPYQRARVEAFINPEAFALDRGYQVLQALIAVGSGGWTGLGFKQGISSRLNYLPEKHTDLAFAVWAEEWGFIGSTFIVCCFALLIFQILKIACQVRDPLGRYLCFGVAAMFFWEMLINVGGIIHILPIASVPLPFLSYGGSSVLANMSAIGLVLSVSRKRYSFR; encoded by the coding sequence ATGGCCAGCTTCATGATAAAACGTTTTTTCAAATCTTATTGTTGGTCTCTTGTTTTATTAACAGCACTTCTTGTGGGGGCGGGGATTCTAAATCAGGCTAGCGCCTCTTCTGGAGGAATCCTTTTTAAAAAGCAGCTTATTTGGTATGCCATGGGGAGCTTTTTGCTTTTTGGTCTTTCTTTTGTTGATTATCAAAAAATTTTTTCTGTAAGGTTTGTTTTTATTTTTTATTTGTTTTTCCTGTTGCTATTGGTTTTCTTGGTAATCAAAGGAGACCGTTGGCTGCGTCTTCCTGGCTTTAGTATTCAACCTTCAGAATTCGCTAAACTTGCCCTTATTTTTGTTTCTTCCCTTATTTTGCACAGGCATGAAGATTCAGTTCTTTCCTGGAAGACCTTTGGCCTGTTAACCCTTTTTGCCCTTCCTTTGTGTGTGTTGGTGGCAGCCACTGACTTGGATCAAGGCATGATGCTTTTTTTGCTTTACGCTTCGTTTGTGGTGGTTGCGGGTATTCCTAAACGGATTTTAGCGCTAGGGGTGGCGGCAGCGTTAGCTATTGCCTTTTTGGCTGGGCCTTATGTTTGGAAAATGTTGCAGCCCTATCAACGCGCGCGCGTGGAAGCCTTTATCAATCCCGAGGCCTTTGCCCTAGACAGGGGCTACCAGGTGCTTCAAGCTTTGATCGCTGTTGGTTCTGGGGGCTGGACTGGCCTGGGGTTTAAGCAAGGGATTTCCAGTCGCTTAAATTATCTGCCAGAAAAACACACCGACCTTGCCTTTGCAGTCTGGGCAGAAGAATGGGGATTTATTGGCTCTACTTTTATAGTTTGTTGTTTTGCACTTTTGATTTTTCAAATCTTAAAAATTGCTTGTCAGGTTCGTGATCCCTTGGGGCGTTATTTGTGTTTTGGAGTGGCGGCTATGTTTTTCTGGGAGATGCTTATCAATGTTGGCGGAATTATTCATATATTGCCTATTGCCAGTGTCCCGCTTCCTTTTTTGAGTTACGGAGGTTCCTCGGTTTTGGCTAATATGAGTGCTATTGGATTGGTATTAAGTGTCTCTCGTAAGCGTTATTCGTTTCGATAA
- the mrdA gene encoding penicillin-binding protein 2 codes for MNYQPIQNPEGDPFKKRVRVIVCIAGFCVILLILKLFFLQIIKGEHYRQVAQRRSLKVVTIKAPRGNIYDRRGLLLAGNVPSYTLLIDKKLVKGPEGDKVLKRLAQILGEDFPTLKQEYLIARKKATGEKVLFKTDLDRDLVARIEARRYYMPGIEISVEPKRFYPLGEKAFHFIGYVSRINARELRRLSSKGFEPDDFIGRTGVEAQYEDLLRGKKGRELLEVDALGRVKKIVAKEPPQIGKSLILTVDSVFLEVAYDLLKGKSGAIVVFDPRDGKVLSLVSAPGINPRKFVDKTEKFSIEEWKKINEDVMHPLLNKALLPYHPGSTFKILTAMAGLEEKVISPQKEIFCPGYYRLGRRIFRCWRPWGHGEVDMKKAIEVSCDTYFYQLGELLGIERIAKYARASGFGKLTGIGLPGEKRGLVPDKEWKLRRQGVPWQKGETLNVAIGQGALSVTPLQLAKFLTAVVNDGHLYRPWYVSQILDQYGEVVKEFKPLEEGKLPAHLNTLNFLKDAMVAAVNGKEATGKAAKLKNILVGGKTGTAQVVGMKKRIHSKKLPYLRRDHAWFMAFAPAKNPEIVIVVFVEHGGHGGSAAAPIAGKFLKFYFEGKWPAS; via the coding sequence TTGAATTACCAACCAATTCAAAATCCTGAAGGCGATCCTTTTAAGAAACGGGTAAGGGTTATCGTTTGCATTGCTGGCTTCTGCGTAATCCTCCTCATACTTAAACTTTTTTTCCTCCAAATCATAAAAGGCGAACATTACCGCCAGGTGGCTCAAAGGAGAAGCCTAAAGGTTGTCACTATCAAGGCTCCCCGTGGGAACATTTACGACCGCAGGGGACTTCTTTTGGCAGGAAACGTGCCTTCCTACACGCTTCTTATTGATAAGAAATTAGTCAAAGGCCCTGAGGGAGACAAAGTATTAAAGCGCCTTGCGCAAATCTTGGGGGAAGATTTTCCCACCCTTAAGCAAGAGTATCTTATCGCGCGCAAGAAAGCTACAGGGGAAAAAGTTTTATTCAAGACAGATCTTGATAGGGATCTTGTGGCCCGCATAGAGGCCCGCCGTTATTATATGCCGGGGATAGAAATAAGTGTAGAGCCCAAGCGTTTTTATCCGTTAGGAGAAAAAGCCTTCCATTTTATAGGATACGTCTCGCGTATTAACGCAAGGGAGCTGAGAAGGCTTTCTTCAAAAGGGTTTGAGCCAGATGATTTTATCGGTCGCACTGGCGTTGAAGCCCAATACGAAGATTTATTGCGCGGGAAAAAGGGGCGTGAGCTTTTAGAAGTTGACGCTTTGGGTAGGGTAAAAAAAATCGTTGCCAAGGAACCACCTCAAATTGGTAAGAGTTTAATTCTTACGGTAGATAGTGTTTTCCTTGAAGTAGCCTACGATTTACTGAAAGGGAAGTCTGGGGCTATCGTGGTTTTTGATCCCCGTGACGGCAAAGTCCTCTCACTGGTAAGCGCTCCGGGAATCAATCCCCGCAAATTTGTAGATAAAACCGAAAAGTTTTCCATAGAGGAATGGAAAAAAATAAATGAAGACGTAATGCATCCCCTTCTTAATAAGGCTTTGCTTCCTTATCATCCAGGCTCAACCTTTAAGATATTGACTGCCATGGCAGGTCTTGAAGAAAAAGTTATTTCACCTCAAAAGGAAATCTTTTGTCCGGGGTATTACCGTTTAGGCAGACGTATTTTTCGTTGTTGGCGCCCCTGGGGGCATGGCGAAGTAGATATGAAAAAAGCCATTGAGGTCTCTTGTGATACCTATTTTTATCAGCTTGGAGAATTGTTAGGTATAGAAAGAATTGCCAAATATGCCCGGGCAAGTGGTTTTGGGAAGTTGACGGGCATAGGGCTTCCTGGGGAAAAACGGGGGCTTGTTCCTGATAAAGAATGGAAGCTTAGACGCCAAGGTGTTCCGTGGCAAAAAGGTGAAACTTTAAACGTAGCCATAGGGCAGGGAGCCTTAAGCGTTACCCCGCTTCAACTTGCCAAATTTTTGACCGCCGTGGTTAATGACGGTCATCTTTATCGTCCCTGGTATGTATCGCAGATACTTGATCAGTATGGCGAGGTGGTAAAAGAATTTAAGCCCCTCGAAGAAGGAAAGCTTCCAGCCCATTTAAATACTCTTAATTTTTTGAAGGATGCTATGGTGGCAGCTGTTAACGGAAAAGAGGCTACGGGAAAAGCGGCCAAGCTTAAAAATATTTTAGTCGGCGGAAAAACCGGAACCGCGCAAGTAGTAGGCATGAAAAAGCGAATTCATAGTAAAAAATTGCCTTATTTACGAAGAGACCACGCGTGGTTTATGGCCTTTGCGCCTGCCAAGAATCCCGAAATTGTAATTGTAGTTTTTGTGGAACATGGAGGTCATGGAGGAAGTGCTGCGGCTCCTATAGCAGGAAAATTTTTGAAATTTTATTTCGAAGGGAAATGGCCAGCTTCATGA
- the mreC gene encoding rod shape-determining protein MreC: protein MQTKIKYGAAFLAFVVLGFCLVFGGLKDSINSSYGERLALKVSAPISKSAALSGLGFRKILDRYLFLVGVEKENEKLRERVAFLEAELAKAKESQLELARLKGLAKILKKFETSSPVVARVIGRPISSWQGVVIIDQGLDAGILPEMPVLGKTRFGEAGVVGQVISVEKNYAKVLLLTDPSSAVDALVQRSRARGLLRGAGKNKCILDYVAAEADVRENDLVVTSGFDALFPKGLLLGKVVRIYPGRSKGLFRPIEVKPAVNLQKIEEVIVLQRVKIK, encoded by the coding sequence TTGCAGACTAAAATCAAATACGGTGCCGCTTTTTTAGCCTTTGTTGTGTTAGGTTTTTGTTTAGTTTTCGGGGGCCTAAAGGACAGCATTAATTCGTCTTATGGTGAGCGCCTGGCCCTAAAAGTCTCAGCCCCTATTAGCAAAAGTGCAGCTTTAAGTGGCCTTGGGTTTAGAAAAATTTTAGACAGATATCTTTTTCTTGTTGGCGTTGAAAAAGAAAACGAAAAACTACGTGAGCGGGTAGCTTTTTTAGAGGCTGAGCTTGCCAAGGCCAAAGAGTCTCAGCTTGAATTAGCGCGCCTAAAAGGTCTTGCTAAGATCCTCAAAAAATTTGAAACCTCTTCTCCGGTGGTAGCCCGTGTTATCGGACGGCCTATTAGTTCCTGGCAGGGAGTAGTTATTATTGATCAGGGCCTTGATGCGGGGATTCTTCCAGAGATGCCAGTGCTCGGGAAAACGCGGTTTGGAGAGGCGGGCGTCGTGGGGCAGGTAATATCTGTGGAAAAAAATTATGCCAAAGTCCTGTTACTTACGGATCCTTCTTCTGCGGTTGATGCCCTTGTCCAACGTTCACGTGCGCGCGGGCTTTTGCGCGGGGCAGGTAAAAACAAATGTATCCTTGATTACGTGGCTGCAGAGGCAGACGTGCGCGAAAACGATTTAGTAGTAACCTCAGGATTTGATGCCCTCTTTCCTAAAGGCTTGTTGCTTGGCAAAGTTGTTCGCATATATCCAGGAAGAAGCAAGGGACTTTTTCGGCCAATAGAGGTTAAGCCTGCGGTTAATTTGCAGAAAATCGAAGAAGTTATCGTTTTGCAAAGGGTAAAAATAAAATGA
- a CDS encoding rod shape-determining protein, producing MFRSLAGWFSTDLAVDLGTANTLVFVKGKGIVLREPSVVAVRLDGRGKRVLAVGQEAKRMLGRTPGNIKAIRPLKDGVIADFEVSEAMLRYFIEKVHNRRIFVRPRVIVSVPSGITQVEKRAVRESAESAGAREVYLIEEPMAAAIGAGLPITEPTANMVVDIGGGTTEVAVISLAGIVYCNSVRVAGDKMDEAISAYIKRKYNLLIGEHTAEQIKIEIGNVLPEPPYESMEIKGRDLITGIPKTVTVNAEEVREAIQEQVDTILEAIKDALEQTPPELAADIVDKGIVLTGGGALLKNLDRLIKEETDLPVIVAEDPLCSVVLGAGKALDNLHILREIMLR from the coding sequence ATGTTTCGTTCCCTTGCAGGATGGTTTTCCACTGATTTAGCAGTTGATTTGGGTACGGCCAACACCCTTGTCTTTGTCAAAGGCAAGGGAATTGTCCTGCGTGAGCCTTCGGTGGTAGCGGTGCGTCTTGATGGCCGCGGTAAACGTGTTTTGGCGGTGGGGCAAGAGGCTAAACGTATGCTCGGTCGTACTCCTGGCAATATTAAGGCTATCCGCCCTCTCAAAGACGGTGTCATCGCTGATTTTGAAGTCTCTGAGGCCATGTTGCGCTATTTTATCGAAAAAGTCCATAACAGGCGCATTTTTGTCCGTCCACGAGTGATCGTCAGTGTGCCTTCGGGGATTACCCAGGTAGAAAAAAGGGCGGTGCGTGAGTCTGCAGAAAGTGCCGGTGCACGCGAGGTATATCTTATCGAAGAACCTATGGCTGCTGCCATTGGGGCCGGGCTTCCTATTACCGAGCCTACGGCTAATATGGTGGTAGATATAGGCGGGGGGACCACCGAAGTCGCGGTTATTTCTTTAGCGGGTATCGTTTATTGTAACTCGGTGCGTGTTGCCGGAGACAAAATGGACGAAGCCATCTCAGCTTACATTAAAAGAAAATACAACTTGCTTATTGGTGAGCACACGGCTGAGCAAATAAAAATCGAAATCGGAAACGTCTTACCCGAACCACCCTATGAAAGCATGGAGATTAAGGGTCGAGACTTGATCACAGGTATTCCCAAGACTGTTACGGTAAATGCAGAAGAAGTAAGAGAAGCCATCCAGGAGCAGGTGGACACTATCCTTGAGGCCATCAAAGACGCCCTTGAGCAAACTCCTCCTGAACTTGCCGCTGATATTGTTGACAAAGGAATCGTACTCACAGGAGGAGGTGCCCTTCTTAAAAACTTGGACCGTCTTATCAAAGAAGAAACAGATCTTCCAGTTATTGTTGCCGAAGACCCTCTTTGCTCGGTGGTGCTTGGTGCTGGTAAGGCTTTGGACAACCTGCATATTTTGCGTGAAATAATGTTACGTTAA
- the amrB gene encoding AmmeMemoRadiSam system protein B — protein MIRMPAVAGRFYEANPELLKQEIEAYLDPTAPKEKAIGAICPHAGYMFSGHVAGAVYSRLIIPDTVVILGPNHTGLGSPAAIMTKGAWQMPFGPVPIKETLASLILRASRVLEDDVEAHLYEHSLEVQVPFLQYLNPNIAIVPICISHLPYEALEDIGLAIAQGIVQSGEQALIVASTDMSHYVPHEVAQQKDALAIEKILALDPIGLLEVVMREKISMCGAFPTATALVASKALGAKQAELVKYATSGEVSGDFYQVVGYAGLIIR, from the coding sequence ATGATTCGCATGCCCGCGGTTGCTGGACGTTTTTACGAAGCAAATCCTGAGCTTTTAAAGCAAGAAATAGAAGCCTATCTAGACCCCACCGCCCCGAAAGAAAAAGCCATCGGGGCTATCTGCCCTCACGCTGGGTATATGTTTTCTGGCCATGTGGCTGGTGCTGTTTATAGCCGGTTAATTATTCCCGATACGGTAGTTATCCTTGGACCCAACCACACTGGCCTTGGCAGTCCAGCGGCCATTATGACCAAAGGCGCCTGGCAAATGCCTTTTGGCCCTGTCCCTATCAAAGAAACTCTTGCTAGCTTGATTTTAAGAGCAAGTAGGGTCCTTGAGGATGACGTAGAGGCTCATCTTTACGAACATTCTTTAGAAGTACAGGTTCCCTTTTTGCAATACCTAAATCCCAACATAGCTATTGTCCCAATTTGCATCTCCCATCTTCCTTATGAAGCCCTTGAGGATATAGGCCTGGCCATTGCCCAGGGCATTGTCCAAAGTGGTGAACAAGCGCTAATTGTGGCAAGCACTGACATGAGCCACTACGTGCCCCACGAAGTTGCCCAACAAAAAGACGCTCTTGCCATAGAAAAGATCCTCGCCCTTGACCCCATTGGGCTTCTTGAAGTGGTAATGCGCGAAAAGATCTCTATGTGTGGAGCCTTCCCTACGGCCACAGCGCTGGTAGCCTCAAAAGCCCTGGGAGCCAAGCAAGCAGAGCTTGTTAAATACGCAACCTCAGGTGAGGTCTCAGGAGATTTTTATCAAGTGGTGGGTTACGCTGGCCTCATAATCCGTTAA
- the gltX gene encoding glutamate--tRNA ligase, with protein MSTVKTRFPPSPTGHLHLGGARTALFNWLFARHHGGTFLLRFEDTDRERSKQEYVDSIKEALEWLELFWDEGPYFQSKRLDVYAEFARKLLEEGKAYYCECSPEVLEQKRKQALAEGRKPKYDGTCREKGLGPGPGRVLRFRCPEVGTTVVEDLIRGPVAFDHRELDDFVIMRPDGVPTYQFAVVIDDLTMGITHVIRGDDHLSNTPKQILLFEALGAKPPKYAHVPMILGPDGTRLSKRHGAQSILAYRDEGYLPQAMRNYLVRLGWSYGDQEIFSLEEMIEKFDLARISKSPARFDPDKLLALNAHYIRQEDTHRLAELVVPFLAKLGVEIKNPADEKFLKAVESVKPRARTLKEMAEMMRFYFVDEITYEEKAAKKFLKPEIAPVLEEIVKALEGMPAFEEKALEDLFRGLAEKHQLKLKHVAQPVRVALTGRTVSPGLFEIMDILGKETVIKRIKKALAFIKEH; from the coding sequence ATGAGTACAGTAAAAACGCGTTTTCCACCGAGCCCGACCGGCCATTTGCATCTTGGTGGCGCACGCACGGCCCTTTTTAACTGGCTTTTTGCCAGGCATCATGGAGGAACCTTTCTTCTTCGCTTTGAAGATACCGACCGTGAGCGCTCAAAGCAGGAATACGTTGATTCCATAAAAGAGGCCCTTGAGTGGCTCGAACTTTTTTGGGACGAAGGCCCTTATTTTCAGAGCAAACGTCTTGATGTCTATGCTGAGTTTGCCCGCAAGCTTTTAGAAGAAGGCAAGGCCTATTATTGCGAATGCAGCCCGGAAGTTCTTGAGCAAAAACGCAAACAAGCCCTGGCCGAAGGCCGCAAACCAAAATATGACGGCACCTGTCGGGAAAAGGGCCTGGGCCCTGGCCCAGGACGAGTCTTACGCTTCAGGTGCCCGGAAGTAGGCACCACTGTTGTAGAAGACCTTATCAGAGGCCCGGTGGCTTTTGATCATCGCGAGCTTGATGACTTTGTCATAATGCGTCCTGACGGTGTCCCCACTTATCAGTTCGCCGTGGTAATCGACGACTTAACCATGGGCATTACCCATGTCATCCGCGGAGATGATCATCTTTCAAATACGCCCAAGCAAATCCTCCTCTTCGAGGCCCTTGGTGCCAAACCCCCTAAGTATGCCCATGTTCCTATGATCCTTGGCCCAGACGGAACAAGGCTTTCTAAGCGCCACGGGGCGCAATCAATTCTCGCCTACCGTGATGAAGGATACCTGCCCCAGGCCATGCGTAACTATCTGGTAAGACTAGGCTGGTCCTATGGTGACCAGGAAATTTTCTCCTTAGAGGAAATGATCGAAAAATTTGACCTTGCGCGTATTTCTAAATCCCCTGCGAGGTTTGATCCTGACAAATTGCTGGCGCTCAATGCCCACTACATTCGCCAGGAAGACACCCACCGTTTGGCCGAACTGGTGGTTCCCTTTTTAGCCAAACTTGGCGTTGAAATAAAAAACCCAGCTGACGAAAAGTTCTTAAAGGCCGTAGAAAGTGTTAAGCCAAGGGCCCGCACCCTTAAAGAAATGGCGGAAATGATGCGCTTTTATTTTGTAGATGAAATAACTTACGAAGAAAAAGCCGCCAAAAAGTTTTTAAAGCCAGAAATAGCACCGGTGCTCGAAGAAATAGTCAAGGCCCTTGAGGGAATGCCAGCTTTTGAAGAGAAGGCCCTGGAAGATCTCTTTAGGGGTCTTGCGGAAAAGCACCAGCTCAAACTAAAGCACGTAGCCCAACCCGTGCGGGTAGCCCTTACGGGGCGCACGGTAAGCCCGGGACTTTTCGAAATAATGGACATCCTTGGCAAAGAAACCGTTATCAAACGCATTAAAAAGGCCTTG